A single region of the Nicotiana sylvestris chromosome 6, ASM39365v2, whole genome shotgun sequence genome encodes:
- the LOC104224021 gene encoding protein argonaute 4 isoform X2: MAEEDNIGVTEALPPPPPIPPDFYPAKAEPEPVKKKVLRVPMARRGLGSKGQKIPILTNHFKVNVSNVDGHFFHYSVALFYEDGRPVEGKGIGRKVLDRVHETYDTELAGKDFAYDGEKSLFTIGSLPRNKLEFTVVLEDVISNRNNGNNGNSSPGRHGSPNENDRKRLRRPYQSKSYKVEISFAAKIPMQAIANALRGQESENSQEALRVLDIILRQHAAKQGCLLVRQSFFHNDPKNFAEVGGGVLGCRGFHSSFRTTQSGLSLNIDVSTTMIIQPGPVVDFLIANQNAKDPFSLDWAKAKRTLKNLRVKTAPANQEFKITGLSEKSCREQTFTLKQRSKNEDAEVQTSEVTVYDYFVNHRNIDLRYSADLPCINVGKPKRPTYFPVELCSLVSLQRYTKALSTFQRSSLVEKSRQKPQERMQILSNALKINNYDAEPLLRASGVSISSNFTQVEGRVLPTPKLKAGNGDDLFSRNGRWNFNNKRFFDPAKVERWAVVNFSARCDIRGLVRDLTRIGEMKGISVEAPFEVFEESPQLRRAPPLVRVEKMFEEIQSKLPGAPKFLLCLLPERKNCDIYGPWKRKNLADYGIVTQCLAPGRVNDQYLTNLLLKINAKLGGLNSVLAVEHSPSIPMVSKVPTMILGMDVSHGSPGQSDVPSIAAVVSSRQWPSISRYRASVRTQSPKVEMIDNLFKKVSDTEDDGIMRELLLDFYVSSGKRKPEHIIIFRDGVSESQFNQVLNIELDQLIEACKFLDEKWSPKFVIIVAQKNHHTKFFQAGSPDNVPPGTIIDNKVCHPRNYDFYLCAHAGMIVQSFSL, encoded by the exons ATGGCTGAAGAAGACAATATTGGAGTAACAGAGGCTCTGCCCCCTCCTCCCCCTATTCCACCTGATTTCTATCCAGCAAAAGCAGAACCAGAGCCGGTGAAGAAAAAGGTTTTACGTGTTCCCATGGCTAGGCGTGGCCTTGGAAGCAAGGGACAAAAGATTCCGATCCTTACCAATCACTTTAAAGTGAACGTGTCTAATGTTGACGGACACTTCTTTCATTACAGC GTCGCCCTATTTTATGAGGATGGTCGACCTGTCGAGGGAAAAGGAATTGGCAGAAAAGTTCTTGATAGAGTGCATGAAACATATGATACAGAATTGGCTGGGAAGGATTTTGCATACGATGGGGAGAAAAGCTTGTTCACCATTGGTTCACTACCTAGAAATAAATTAGAGTTCACAGTTGTCCTAGAGGACGTCATATCTAATCG GAACAATGGGAACAATGGGAACTCTAGCCCTGGCAGACATGGAAGTCCAAATGAAAATGATAGGAAAAGATTAAGGCGGCCGTACCAATCAAAATCTTATAAGGTGGAGATTAGCTTTGCTGCCAAGATTCCGATGCAGGCAATTGCGAATGCTTTGCGAGGTCAAGAGTCTGAGAACTCTCAAGAAGCATTGAGAGTTTTGGATATAATTTTAAGGCAACATGCGGCCAAACA GGGTTGTCTGCTTGTTCGACAGTCCTTTTTCCATAATGACCCAAAGAATTTTGCGGAAGTTGGAGGTGGTGTTCTTGGCTGTCGAGGGTTCCATTCAAGTTTTCGAACCACTCAGTCTGGATTGTCTTTGAACATTG ATGTGTCTACCACGATGATAATCCAGCCTGGACCTGTTGTTGACTTTTTGATTGCGAACCAAAATGCAAAAGATCCTTTTTCACTTGATTGGGCGAAG GCAAAACGTACGTTGAAGAATCTGAGGGTGAAGACTGCTCCCGCTAACCAAGAGTTCAAAATAACTGGATTGAGTGAAAAATCATGCCGGGAGCAGAC GTTTACTCTAAAGCAGAGGAGCAAAAATGAGGATGCTGAAGTGCAAACATCGGAAGTGACAGTTTATGATTACTTTGTTAATCATCGTAACATAGACTTGCGATATTCCGCTGATTTACCGTGCATCAATGTTGGAAAGCCCAAGCGTCCCACCTATTTCCCTGTTGAG CTCTGCTCGTTGGTCTCATTGCAAAGGTACACAAAAGCCTTGTCCACCTTTCAGAGGTCCTCGTTGGTGGAGAAGTCTAGGCAAAAGCCTCAAGAGAGAATGCAAATTTTGAGCAAT GCTCTAAAAATCAACAATTATGATGCTGAGCCTCTGCTTCGTGCTAGCGGCGTCTCAATCAGTAGCAACTTCACCCAGGTTGAAGGGCGTGTTCTGCCTACCCCTAAG TTGAAGGCAGGAAATGGAGATGACCTTTTCTCACGAAATGGGAGGTGGAATTTTAATAATAAG AGATTCTTTGATCCAGCAAAGGTAGAGCGTTGGGCTGTTGTCAACTTTTCTGCACGCTGTGACATACGTGGCCTAGTCAGAGATTTGACAAGAATTGGAGAGATGAAAGGAATT AGTGTGGAAGCTCCATTTGAAGTGTTTGAAGAGTCTCCACAGCTTAGAAGGGCTCCACCTCTTGTCAGAGTTGAAAAGATGTTTGAAGAGATCCAGTCAAAACTTCCCGGTGCCCCGAAATTTCTTCTTTGTCTTCTTCCTGAGAGGAAAAATTGTGACATATATG GACCATGGAAGCGGAAAAATCTGGCTGATTATGGTATAGTAACCCAATGCTTGGCTCCTGGAAGAGTCAATGATCAGTATCTCACAAACCTTCTCCTTAAGATCAACGCGAAG CTTGGTGGTTTAAATTCTGTGTTAGCTGTTGAGCATTCACCTTCCATTCCCATGGTATCTAAGGTTCCCACCATGATTCTTGGAATGGACGTATCACATGGCTCTCCTGGCCAGTCTGATGTTCCATCAATTGCTGCA GTTGTAAGTTCAAGGCAGTGGCCTTCAATATCTCGTTATAGAGCTTCTGTGCGCACTCAATCTCCTAAAGTGGAGATGATTGATAACTTATTTAAAAAAGTTTCAGACACTGAGGATGATGGGATTATGAG GGAACTTTTGCTAGATTTTTATGTGAGTTCCGGGAAAAGGAAGCCTGAGCATATTATAATATTCAG GGATGGTGTCAGTGAATCTCAATTTAATCAAGTTCTAAATATTGAACTGGACCAGCTCATTGAG GCCTGCAAATTTCTTGATGAAAAGTGGTCACCGAAGTTTGTGATCATTGTTGCTCAGAAAAATCATCATACAAAGTTTTTCCAGGCTGGATCTCCTGATAATGTTCCTCCAG GGACAATTATAGACAACAAAGTTTGTCATCCAAGGAACTATGACTTCTACCTGTGTGCCCATGCAGGCATGATT GTTCAGTCCTTTTCTCTTTAA
- the LOC104224021 gene encoding protein argonaute 4 isoform X1: MAEEDNIGVTEALPPPPPIPPDFYPAKAEPEPVKKKVLRVPMARRGLGSKGQKIPILTNHFKVNVSNVDGHFFHYSVALFYEDGRPVEGKGIGRKVLDRVHETYDTELAGKDFAYDGEKSLFTIGSLPRNKLEFTVVLEDVISNRNNGNNGNSSPGRHGSPNENDRKRLRRPYQSKSYKVEISFAAKIPMQAIANALRGQESENSQEALRVLDIILRQHAAKQGCLLVRQSFFHNDPKNFAEVGGGVLGCRGFHSSFRTTQSGLSLNIDVSTTMIIQPGPVVDFLIANQNAKDPFSLDWAKAKRTLKNLRVKTAPANQEFKITGLSEKSCREQTFTLKQRSKNEDAEVQTSEVTVYDYFVNHRNIDLRYSADLPCINVGKPKRPTYFPVELCSLVSLQRYTKALSTFQRSSLVEKSRQKPQERMQILSNALKINNYDAEPLLRASGVSISSNFTQVEGRVLPTPKLKAGNGDDLFSRNGRWNFNNKRFFDPAKVERWAVVNFSARCDIRGLVRDLTRIGEMKGISVEAPFEVFEESPQLRRAPPLVRVEKMFEEIQSKLPGAPKFLLCLLPERKNCDIYGPWKRKNLADYGIVTQCLAPGRVNDQYLTNLLLKINAKLGGLNSVLAVEHSPSIPMVSKVPTMILGMDVSHGSPGQSDVPSIAAVVSSRQWPSISRYRASVRTQSPKVEMIDNLFKKVSDTEDDGIMRELLLDFYVSSGKRKPEHIIIFRDGVSESQFNQVLNIELDQLIEACKFLDEKWSPKFVIIVAQKNHHTKFFQAGSPDNVPPGTIIDNKVCHPRNYDFYLCAHAGMIGTTRPTHYHVLLDEVGFSPDDLQDLVHNLSYVYQRSTTAISIVAPVSYAHLAATQVGQWMKFEDASETSSSHGGLTNAGPVTVPQLPRLQENVSSSMFFC; this comes from the exons ATGGCTGAAGAAGACAATATTGGAGTAACAGAGGCTCTGCCCCCTCCTCCCCCTATTCCACCTGATTTCTATCCAGCAAAAGCAGAACCAGAGCCGGTGAAGAAAAAGGTTTTACGTGTTCCCATGGCTAGGCGTGGCCTTGGAAGCAAGGGACAAAAGATTCCGATCCTTACCAATCACTTTAAAGTGAACGTGTCTAATGTTGACGGACACTTCTTTCATTACAGC GTCGCCCTATTTTATGAGGATGGTCGACCTGTCGAGGGAAAAGGAATTGGCAGAAAAGTTCTTGATAGAGTGCATGAAACATATGATACAGAATTGGCTGGGAAGGATTTTGCATACGATGGGGAGAAAAGCTTGTTCACCATTGGTTCACTACCTAGAAATAAATTAGAGTTCACAGTTGTCCTAGAGGACGTCATATCTAATCG GAACAATGGGAACAATGGGAACTCTAGCCCTGGCAGACATGGAAGTCCAAATGAAAATGATAGGAAAAGATTAAGGCGGCCGTACCAATCAAAATCTTATAAGGTGGAGATTAGCTTTGCTGCCAAGATTCCGATGCAGGCAATTGCGAATGCTTTGCGAGGTCAAGAGTCTGAGAACTCTCAAGAAGCATTGAGAGTTTTGGATATAATTTTAAGGCAACATGCGGCCAAACA GGGTTGTCTGCTTGTTCGACAGTCCTTTTTCCATAATGACCCAAAGAATTTTGCGGAAGTTGGAGGTGGTGTTCTTGGCTGTCGAGGGTTCCATTCAAGTTTTCGAACCACTCAGTCTGGATTGTCTTTGAACATTG ATGTGTCTACCACGATGATAATCCAGCCTGGACCTGTTGTTGACTTTTTGATTGCGAACCAAAATGCAAAAGATCCTTTTTCACTTGATTGGGCGAAG GCAAAACGTACGTTGAAGAATCTGAGGGTGAAGACTGCTCCCGCTAACCAAGAGTTCAAAATAACTGGATTGAGTGAAAAATCATGCCGGGAGCAGAC GTTTACTCTAAAGCAGAGGAGCAAAAATGAGGATGCTGAAGTGCAAACATCGGAAGTGACAGTTTATGATTACTTTGTTAATCATCGTAACATAGACTTGCGATATTCCGCTGATTTACCGTGCATCAATGTTGGAAAGCCCAAGCGTCCCACCTATTTCCCTGTTGAG CTCTGCTCGTTGGTCTCATTGCAAAGGTACACAAAAGCCTTGTCCACCTTTCAGAGGTCCTCGTTGGTGGAGAAGTCTAGGCAAAAGCCTCAAGAGAGAATGCAAATTTTGAGCAAT GCTCTAAAAATCAACAATTATGATGCTGAGCCTCTGCTTCGTGCTAGCGGCGTCTCAATCAGTAGCAACTTCACCCAGGTTGAAGGGCGTGTTCTGCCTACCCCTAAG TTGAAGGCAGGAAATGGAGATGACCTTTTCTCACGAAATGGGAGGTGGAATTTTAATAATAAG AGATTCTTTGATCCAGCAAAGGTAGAGCGTTGGGCTGTTGTCAACTTTTCTGCACGCTGTGACATACGTGGCCTAGTCAGAGATTTGACAAGAATTGGAGAGATGAAAGGAATT AGTGTGGAAGCTCCATTTGAAGTGTTTGAAGAGTCTCCACAGCTTAGAAGGGCTCCACCTCTTGTCAGAGTTGAAAAGATGTTTGAAGAGATCCAGTCAAAACTTCCCGGTGCCCCGAAATTTCTTCTTTGTCTTCTTCCTGAGAGGAAAAATTGTGACATATATG GACCATGGAAGCGGAAAAATCTGGCTGATTATGGTATAGTAACCCAATGCTTGGCTCCTGGAAGAGTCAATGATCAGTATCTCACAAACCTTCTCCTTAAGATCAACGCGAAG CTTGGTGGTTTAAATTCTGTGTTAGCTGTTGAGCATTCACCTTCCATTCCCATGGTATCTAAGGTTCCCACCATGATTCTTGGAATGGACGTATCACATGGCTCTCCTGGCCAGTCTGATGTTCCATCAATTGCTGCA GTTGTAAGTTCAAGGCAGTGGCCTTCAATATCTCGTTATAGAGCTTCTGTGCGCACTCAATCTCCTAAAGTGGAGATGATTGATAACTTATTTAAAAAAGTTTCAGACACTGAGGATGATGGGATTATGAG GGAACTTTTGCTAGATTTTTATGTGAGTTCCGGGAAAAGGAAGCCTGAGCATATTATAATATTCAG GGATGGTGTCAGTGAATCTCAATTTAATCAAGTTCTAAATATTGAACTGGACCAGCTCATTGAG GCCTGCAAATTTCTTGATGAAAAGTGGTCACCGAAGTTTGTGATCATTGTTGCTCAGAAAAATCATCATACAAAGTTTTTCCAGGCTGGATCTCCTGATAATGTTCCTCCAG GGACAATTATAGACAACAAAGTTTGTCATCCAAGGAACTATGACTTCTACCTGTGTGCCCATGCAGGCATGATT GGTACCACTCGACCTACACATTACCATGTGTTGTTGGATGAAGTTGGTTTTTCACCTGATGATCTTCAAGACCTTGTTCATAATCTGTCCTATGT ATATCAAAGAAGCACCACTGCTATATCCATTG TGGCTCCGGTAAGTTATGCCCATTTGGCCGCCACACAAGTTGGACAATGGATGAAATTCGAGGACGCATCAGAGACATCGTCAAGCCATGGTGGTCTGACAAATGCAGGTCCAGTTACTGTTCCTCAGTTGCCCCGACTTCAGGAGAATGTTTCTAGTTCCATGTTTTTCTGTTGA